A window of the Branchiostoma lanceolatum isolate klBraLanc5 chromosome 13, klBraLanc5.hap2, whole genome shotgun sequence genome harbors these coding sequences:
- the LOC136447511 gene encoding MAM and LDL-receptor class A domain-containing protein 1-like, translating into MRYPLRCDSLVSLFLLKAVFQYQPASCDPCTNYQELNQARRSAAAQVGSGVNLLCDNTLSKGWYRFISYVGGEIPTTCVEPYHCGTQVPIWMNGTLPTDSTVVNRTVCPNYGVPGNCCSFPWNIQVKRCVDTQGVFYVYELVPPTSCSQAYCAGTLRLCPDGEVYDQNDDTCRETRHPAPCNFEAIGTCEWRQLTTDDIDWTTQSAGESETPYNLPSVDSSLGIHGGHFLSVGNDARIQPSDTARIVSPVIVPSVSGSCSMMLHYYLPQQDAGSLDVLTRLYNTGIERTAWHSNETTVGWEEATVVFIEREAFEVIIQGVVGHGEDAALAIDDVSFSWDCVREVDGSVRLVDGARFDEGRVEIYYNHRWGTICNIGWTQTSADVVCAQLGYKESVWTDSRYPAPDATPILLDDVTCDSQNKSKITECRTKPWENWSPLCNHARDVSVRCVGNWHQCRHNAFVCSNEACLPSSAQCDFSDDCGDGSDESDCGGFPGRCDFQTGLCNWVQQKDDGADWTRGRAGSETGVPPADHNGNTEGLFMYILGTSQTNALLGLPTYFASSGSNCSLLFYYFMDMNNASLTVLVETKADRNAVWNQNVSQGPTWQRQIVTLQEYSLFQVLFEGIVHRYSSGSIAIDDVTLTPECLTGDPVSPPAGLSSGAIIAIAVSITIVVMGVIIASVLVIKFKTAKHHRKPSPDVQT; encoded by the exons TGTTCCAGTACCAGCCGGCCTCTTGTGACCCCTGTACGAACTACCAAGAGCTGAACCAGGCTCGCCGAAGCGCTGCGGCGCAGGTTGGGTCGGGAGTTAACCTCCTTTGTGACAACACGTTATCAAAAGGCTGGTACCGGTTCATCAGTTATGTTGGCGGTGAGATCCCTACAACCTGTGTGGAGCCGTACCACTGTGGGACCCAGGTTCCTATATGGATGAACGGAACCCTACCGACAGACAGTACTGTAGTCAACCGAACGGTTTGTCCTAATTACGGTGTACCGGGGAACTGTTGTTCTTTCCCGTGGAACATCCAGGTCAAACGGTGTGTGGATACACAAGGGGTTTTCTACGTGTACGAGTTGGTGCCACCGACTAGCTGTTCCCAGGCCTATTGTGCAG GCACGCTTCGACTTTGCCCAGATGGCGAGGTGTACGATCAGAACGATGACACATGCCGAG AGACCCGACACCCAGCACCTTGTAACTTTGAAGCGATAGGAACCTGCGAATGGCGTCAGCTGACGACCGATGACATCGACTGGACAACACAGTCAGCTGGCGAGTCTGAAACGCCTTATAACCTACCTTCAGTCGACAGTTCCTTAGGGATCC ATGGAGGCCATTTTCTCTCAGTTGGTAATGACGCCAGGATACAGCCTTCGGACACAGCCAGAATCGTCAGCCCAGTGATCGTTCCATCCGTATCGGGATCCTGCAGT atGATGCTTCACTACTACTTACCCCAACAAGATGCAGGGAGCCTCGATGTGTTGACTCGCCTATATAACACAGGGATAGAAAGAACCGCCTGGCATTCAAATGAAACAACAGTTGGGTGGGAGGAGGCAACAGTTGTATTTATAGAACGAGAAGCATTTGAG GTTATCATACAGGGTGTTGTTGGACATGGAGAAGACGCTGCACTTGCTATCGATGACGTCTCGTTCTCTTGGGACTGTGTACGTGAAG TCGACGGAAGCGTCCGACTAGTTGACGGTGCCAGGTTCGATGAAGGCCGTGTGGAGATCTACTACAACCACCGCTGGGGAACCATCTGTAACATCGGCTGGACCCAGACTAGCGCTGATGTGGTGTGTGCTCAACTGGGGTACAAGGAATCAGTTTGGACAGATTCGAG GTATCCTGCACCAGACGCAACACCTATCTTACTGGATGACGTCACCTGTGACTCCCAAAACAAGTCCAAAATCACCGAATGTCGCACGAAGCCCTGGGAAAACTGGAGCCCACTTTGTAACCATGCAAGGGATGTGTCTGTGAGATGTGTAG GTAACTGGCATCAGTGCAGAcacaatgcatttgtttgcagtAATGAGGCATGTCTACCGAGCAGTGCGCAGTGTGACTTCTCTGATGACTGCGGAGATGGTAGTGACGAGAGTGATTGCG GGGGCTTCCCAGGGAGATGTGACTTCCAGACCGGCTTGTGTAACTGGGTCCAACAAAAGGACGACGGTGCAGACTGGACACGAGGACGTGCTGGGTCAGAGACAGGGGTCCCTCCTGCAGACCATAATGGGAATACAG AAGGCTTATTTATGTACATCCTGGGTACAAGTCAGACAAATGCATTGTTGGGACTTCCTACCTATTTCGCTTCAAGTGGATCTAACTGTTCG CTGCTGTTCTACTACTTCATGGACATGAACAATGCCAGCCTGACCGTTCTTGTTGAAACAAAGGCTGACAGAAATGCTGTGTGGAACCAAAACGTGTCACAGGGACCGACTTGGCAAAGACAGATAGTGACTTTACAAGAGTATTCACTGTTCCAG gtCTTATTTGAAGGCATCGTCCACAGATATTCCTCAGGCTCAATAGCGATAGACGATGTTACCCTGACACCAGAATGTCTCACAG gtGACCCTGTATCGCCTCCTGCTGGTTTGTCATCTGGAGCTATAATTGCCATCGCAGTATCCATAACAATAGTCGTCATGGGAGTCATCATCGCTTCTGTCCTTGTAATTAAATTCAAAACAGCGAAACATCACAG AAAACCATCTCCAGACGTCCAAACTTGA
- the LOC136447736 gene encoding uncharacterized protein → MCSCPAPPTVRAGTPRRSFSARHDWHEYNFKEMDGGVDAATLSSPAATLPSTFPTSAVQEVLSKLERAGPNIQTWESKLLLPLMKRQLAASPDGKTITCKTGGLEAPIKQLTSITATKARVIVEEHDMPLALTTRSVGLKERYGKIFQLFVDCHRKYSHAKPVSEEDISSLDDSIKAFMLPCIFPSLHHSYKDAHTGVPCCALDEAVGFWAGVLWGAGH, encoded by the exons ATGTGTTCCTGCCCCGCACCACCAACGGTACGGGCAGGCACTCCACGACGCTCCTTCAGTGCCCGGCACGACTGGCACGAGTATAATTTCAAGGAGATGGATGGAGGAGTCGACG ctgccaccctctcctctccagctgccaccctcccctctacaTTTCCTACCTCAGCTGTGCAGGAGGTCCTGAGTAAGCTGGAGAGAGCAGGTCCAAACATCCAGACCTGGGAAAGCAAGCTGCTTCTTCCGCTGATGAAACGGCAGTTGGCTGCTTCTCCAGATGGGAAAACAATCACCTGCAAGACAGGGGGACTG GAAGCCCCAATAAAGCAACTCACTTCGATAACTGCCACTAAGGCCCGAGTGATTGTAGAAGAGCATGACATGCCACTTGCCTTGACCACAAGGAGTGTAGGCTTGAAGGAGAGGTATGGCAAGATATTCCAGCTCTTCGTCGATTGCCACAGGAAATATTCGCACGCCAAACCTGTGTCAGAAGAAGACATATCCTCCCTAG ATGACAGTATTAAAGCGTTCATGCTTCCATGCATCTTTCCCTCGCTCCATCATTCCTACAAAGATGCACATACTGGAGTCCCATGCTGTGCCCTGGATGAGGCAGTGGGGTTTTGGGCTGGGGTTCTTTGGGGAGCAGGGCATTGA